One segment of Alistipes finegoldii DSM 17242 DNA contains the following:
- a CDS encoding DUF3108 domain-containing protein produces MKRLLITILFLSAVLPLPAQLYHPGEQLFYRVSYKAKMFPNTEVGAVEVKTSDSEIAGRKYYKVEGIGRTLPTYRWFFNLEDIYTVWIDPETKRPVRFESDLHEGDYTFQSYYNYDWENNQVFTRWRRRQKPYQEKTMPLTPESMDAIALFFTMRGSDADSFKPGEPATLQMVLQDTIRHLSYRFINRETKKIRNMGKFKTLKFECQLGTTEGFSFTDGTVFTLWISDDENKIPLYIESPVRVGSINAYISGYKGLKYPMTSLIK; encoded by the coding sequence ATGAAACGATTGCTTATCACGATACTATTCCTTTCGGCCGTCCTGCCCCTCCCGGCCCAGCTCTACCATCCGGGCGAGCAGCTCTTCTACCGCGTGAGCTACAAGGCCAAGATGTTCCCTAACACCGAGGTCGGCGCCGTGGAGGTCAAGACCAGCGACAGCGAAATCGCCGGCCGCAAATACTACAAGGTCGAGGGCATCGGCCGCACGCTGCCCACCTACCGCTGGTTCTTCAACCTCGAAGACATCTACACGGTATGGATCGACCCGGAGACAAAGCGCCCCGTACGTTTCGAAAGCGACCTGCACGAAGGCGACTATACGTTCCAGAGCTACTACAACTACGACTGGGAGAACAATCAGGTCTTCACCCGCTGGCGCCGCCGCCAGAAACCCTATCAGGAGAAAACCATGCCGCTGACGCCCGAAAGCATGGACGCCATCGCGCTCTTCTTCACCATGCGCGGATCCGACGCCGACAGCTTCAAGCCCGGCGAGCCGGCGACGCTCCAGATGGTGCTTCAGGACACGATCCGGCACCTGAGCTACCGCTTCATCAACCGCGAGACAAAGAAAATCCGCAACATGGGCAAATTCAAGACCCTGAAGTTCGAATGCCAGCTGGGCACCACCGAAGGATTCTCGTTTACCGACGGCACGGTCTTCACGCTCTGGATCTCGGACGACGAGAACAAAATCCCGCTTTACATCGAATCGCCCGTGCGCGTGGGCAGCATCAACGCCTATATTTCGGGCTACAAAGGGCTTAAATACCCGAT
- the recG gene encoding ATP-dependent DNA helicase RecG translates to MEYLDNDIKYVGGVGEARARLLDKELGIRTLGDMLSHYPFRYIDRTKVYRIAEITEGAPTLLQFRARITGVAYAGTGRKKRFTAYVQDPTGSAELVWFQGIKWIEKRVEVGREYLIFGRPSFYRGLLSMAHPELETMEQALSRKAESGMQGIYPSTEKLSNVLGAKGMYQIICNTWALVKDHITDCMPEAVRARYGLIPLRDAYYNIHFPQSAEMLRQAQYRLKFDELLGIQLNVQSRRTERLSKNNGFLFMKVGGVFNTFYNEKLPFPLTGAQKRVVKEIRQDTVTGFQMNRLLQGDVGSGKTLVALMSMLLAVDNGFQACMMAPTEILARQHFATITRMLEGMDVKTAVLTGSSKVKERRLALEGIASGEVDILIGTHALIEDRVQFANLGFVVIDEQHRFGVEQRARLWTKNEQPPHILVMTATPIPRTLAMTLYGDLDVSVIDELPPGRRPIKTVHYTDAARLRLFGFMKQEIAKGRQVYVVYPLIKESEAMDYKDLTDGYEAISRDFPLPDYVTTICHGKMKPADKEESMRQFKSGEADIMVATSVIEVGVDVPNATVMVIESAERFGLSQLHQLRGRVGRGGEQSYCILMSGEKLSKESRARLQAMCETNDGFRLAELDLKLRGAGDINGTLQSGMAFDLKIANPTLDVQILTVSREAAAAILTADRDLSLPEHRGLQELRRKYSGQEEIDFSMIS, encoded by the coding sequence GTGGAGTATCTGGACAACGATATAAAATACGTAGGCGGCGTCGGCGAAGCGCGCGCCCGGCTTCTGGACAAGGAGCTGGGCATCCGCACGCTGGGCGACATGCTGAGCCACTATCCGTTCCGCTACATCGACCGCACGAAAGTCTACCGCATCGCCGAAATCACCGAGGGCGCGCCCACGCTCCTGCAGTTCCGCGCCCGCATAACGGGGGTGGCCTATGCCGGTACGGGGCGTAAAAAACGCTTCACGGCCTACGTACAGGACCCGACGGGATCGGCCGAACTGGTGTGGTTTCAGGGCATCAAATGGATCGAAAAACGCGTCGAAGTCGGACGCGAGTACCTCATCTTCGGACGTCCGTCGTTCTACCGCGGACTTCTGTCGATGGCGCATCCCGAACTGGAGACCATGGAGCAGGCCCTTTCGCGCAAGGCCGAAAGCGGCATGCAGGGCATCTATCCCTCGACCGAGAAACTCTCGAACGTGCTCGGCGCCAAAGGCATGTACCAGATCATCTGCAACACATGGGCGCTGGTCAAGGACCATATCACGGACTGCATGCCCGAAGCGGTGCGCGCCCGCTACGGACTGATCCCGCTGCGCGACGCCTACTACAACATCCACTTCCCGCAGTCGGCCGAAATGCTCAGGCAGGCGCAGTACCGGCTCAAGTTCGACGAACTGCTGGGCATCCAGCTCAACGTCCAGTCGCGCCGCACGGAACGTCTGTCGAAGAACAACGGCTTTCTGTTCATGAAGGTCGGCGGGGTCTTCAACACCTTCTACAACGAAAAGCTCCCCTTCCCGCTCACCGGCGCGCAGAAGCGCGTCGTCAAGGAGATCCGTCAGGACACCGTGACGGGATTCCAGATGAACCGGCTGCTGCAGGGCGACGTGGGTAGCGGCAAGACCCTCGTGGCGCTGATGTCGATGCTGCTGGCCGTGGACAACGGCTTTCAGGCCTGCATGATGGCCCCGACCGAAATCCTCGCCCGCCAGCACTTCGCGACGATCACGCGCATGCTCGAAGGCATGGACGTGAAGACGGCGGTCCTGACCGGATCGTCGAAGGTCAAGGAGCGCCGGCTGGCGCTCGAAGGGATCGCGTCGGGCGAAGTGGACATCCTCATCGGCACGCACGCCCTGATCGAAGACCGGGTGCAGTTCGCCAACCTCGGATTCGTGGTGATCGACGAACAGCACCGCTTCGGCGTGGAGCAGCGCGCCCGGCTCTGGACCAAGAACGAACAGCCGCCCCATATCCTCGTGATGACCGCCACACCGATTCCCCGCACGCTGGCCATGACCCTGTACGGCGATCTGGACGTCTCGGTGATCGACGAGCTGCCCCCCGGACGCCGTCCGATCAAGACCGTACATTACACCGATGCGGCGCGCCTGCGCCTGTTCGGATTCATGAAGCAGGAGATCGCCAAAGGACGGCAGGTGTACGTGGTCTATCCGCTCATCAAGGAGTCCGAGGCGATGGACTACAAGGATCTGACGGACGGTTACGAAGCCATCTCACGCGATTTCCCGCTGCCCGATTACGTCACCACGATCTGCCACGGCAAGATGAAGCCCGCCGACAAGGAGGAGTCGATGCGCCAGTTCAAGTCGGGCGAAGCCGACATCATGGTCGCCACATCGGTCATCGAAGTCGGCGTGGACGTGCCCAACGCCACGGTGATGGTCATCGAGTCGGCCGAGCGGTTCGGACTCTCGCAGCTGCACCAGCTGCGCGGACGCGTGGGCCGCGGCGGCGAACAGTCCTACTGCATCCTCATGTCGGGCGAAAAGCTCTCGAAGGAGTCACGGGCGCGCCTGCAGGCCATGTGCGAGACCAACGACGGCTTCCGACTGGCGGAACTCGACCTCAAGCTGCGGGGCGCCGGAGACATCAACGGCACGCTCCAGAGCGGCATGGCATTTGATCTGAAAATCGCCAATCCCACGCTCGACGTGCAGATACTCACCGTCTCGCGCGAAGCGGCGGCGGCCATCCTGACCGCCGACCGCGATCTCTCGCTCCCGGAACACCGCGGACTGCAGGAGCTGAGGCGGAAGTATTCGGGACAAGAAGAGATTGATTTTTCCATGATTTCGTAA